One window from the genome of Clupea harengus chromosome 19, Ch_v2.0.2, whole genome shotgun sequence encodes:
- the edn1 gene encoding endothelin-1 — MVLIMIFSVTFTVAFGIFHTAASVSTAEVMVAGTSSPVHHIRSKRCSCATFLDKECVYFCHLDIIWVNTPERTVSYGLGNVERKKRSLRELSDSKQKSRCKCKDEKDIKCTTFCETANISSFHNACCFVLRYQTASVKQIHAAEGDGGVKRQCKHELTAKTRRIKRRERRRTGVVDRTARRGSRNARLLLEKWRNRQHHRQKAWLTRNAAA; from the exons ATGGTATTAATAATGATTTTCTCCGTCACCTTTACTGTTGCATTCGGGATTTTTCATACAG ctGCGTCGGTGTCCACCGCAGAAGTGATGGTAGCGGGTACATCCAGCCCTGTGCACCACATCAGGTCGAAGCGGTGCTCTTGCGCAACCTTCCTCGACAAGGAGTGTGTCTATTTCTGCCACCTTGATATAATCTGGGTCAACACTCCAGA GCGCACCGTTTCTTATGGACTAGGCAACGTCGAGAGGAAGAAGCGCTCCTTACGCGAGCTCTCGGACTCAAAGCAAAAGTCACGCTGCAAGTGTAAAGACGAAAAAGACATCAAGTGCACGACTTTCTGTGAAACAGCAAACATCAG TTCATTCCATAACGCGTGTTGTTTCGTTCTCAGGTATCAGACTGCTTCTGTCAAGCAGATCCACGCCGCCGAAGGCGATGGCGGTGTGAAGAGGCAATGCAAACACGAGCTGACTGCCAAGACGAGGAGGATTAAACG CAGAGAGCGAAGGAGGACGGGCGTAGTGGACCGGACTGCTCGGAGGGGCAGCAGGAATGCCCGCCTGCTGCTGGAAAAGTGGAGGAACAGGCAACACCACCGCCAAAAAGCATGGCTCACCAGGAACGCTGCTGCATAA